The Synechococcus sp. RS9909 genomic interval CGAGAGAGCGGCCATGGGGCTGGTGGATCGCGCGGCCGTCACGGCCTGATCGGCCAGGCTCCTCACCGTGCCCTTCTTCATCAAACATGAGACGTTCACGCCTGCCACGGCGGCCTTGTCCGTGGCTCAGCGTCGTCGTCACCTGGAGGCCCATCGCGATTGGGTGGAGCAGCAGCGGACCTTGGGATCGATTCTCTCCAGTGGCTTCCTTGTCGATGGCGCGGGCCAACCCGGCGGCGGCGGGCTGCTGGTGCTGGAGGCCGAGAGTTATGCCCAGGCCCTGGCGCTGGTGCAGCAGGATCCGATGGTGGCCCGTGGCCTGGTGAATTGGACTCTGCAGCAGTGGCGGCCGGTGGCGGGGCTGCCGCTCATTGACGCCCCGTCTCCAGCTCCAGACCGGCCCGACTGAGATTCCATTGCTGGATCGCCGTTGCTTCAGCGCTGCGGGCTGCTTGCAGGTCGCGTTGGGCCAGCAGCAGTTCGGTGACCGGCGCGATGCCGGCGCGATAGCGCAGCTGGGCGTCACGCACCGCTTCTTCGGTGGCGATCACAGCCTCCCTGCTGGAGACCATGGCGGCCTTGGCGCTGCGGTGGGTGTGCCAGAAGGTCTCCACCGCCTGGATGATCGCCTGTTTGCGTTGTTCCAGCAGCAGGCGTTGTTGGTCGACCTGACTGCGC includes:
- a CDS encoding YciI family protein is translated as MPFFIKHETFTPATAALSVAQRRRHLEAHRDWVEQQRTLGSILSSGFLVDGAGQPGGGGLLVLEAESYAQALALVQQDPMVARGLVNWTLQQWRPVAGLPLIDAPSPAPDRPD